From Yersinia hibernica, a single genomic window includes:
- a CDS encoding enolase C-terminal domain-like protein, which yields MKSKIINIEVKDIRFPTSKNLDGSDAMNAISDYSATYVTLRTDANDDLVGNGLTFTIGRGNELCVQAVKSLSALFVQDRYLEDITANFGSYWHELVAGDCQLRWVGPEKGVIHLATAAIINAIWDLWAKKEGKPVWKLLADMSPEQLVNCVDFTYLTDVLTPEEAITMLRKVSTTKAEREEEMLRDGFPGYTTAAGWLGYSEEKMRTLARQAVADGWTHLKQKVGADIEQDIRRATILREELGWDYKLMMDANQIWDVDQAVENMRRLAAFDPWWIEEPTSPDDILGHAAIRQRIAPIGVATGEHAHNRVMFKQMFQAGSLDFCQLDPARLGGLNEVLAVLLLAAKFNIPVCPHGGGVGLCQYSQNIVLFDYIAVSASLDKRVLEYVDHLHENFVEPITINRGRYMPPKLPGYSVTMREESLARFEYPHGEEWHG from the coding sequence ATGAAAAGCAAAATAATTAATATTGAAGTCAAAGATATTCGCTTTCCTACTTCTAAAAATCTGGATGGCTCAGATGCTATGAATGCCATATCGGATTATTCTGCGACCTATGTCACGCTAAGAACAGATGCCAATGATGATTTAGTGGGGAACGGCCTAACTTTTACTATTGGTCGTGGTAATGAACTCTGCGTACAAGCAGTAAAATCATTATCTGCGTTGTTTGTTCAAGACCGTTATCTGGAAGATATTACCGCCAATTTCGGCAGCTATTGGCATGAATTGGTCGCGGGTGATTGTCAATTACGTTGGGTTGGTCCGGAAAAGGGGGTTATTCACCTGGCGACTGCCGCGATAATTAATGCTATTTGGGATCTGTGGGCGAAAAAAGAAGGTAAACCGGTCTGGAAATTACTGGCAGATATGTCGCCAGAACAATTGGTTAATTGTGTTGATTTCACCTACCTGACAGATGTTCTGACGCCGGAGGAAGCTATTACAATGCTGCGAAAAGTGTCTACCACCAAAGCCGAGCGCGAAGAAGAAATGTTGCGTGATGGCTTCCCCGGTTATACCACCGCAGCCGGTTGGCTCGGCTACTCTGAAGAAAAAATGCGGACATTAGCGCGGCAGGCGGTGGCGGATGGTTGGACGCATTTGAAACAAAAAGTGGGGGCCGATATAGAGCAGGATATTCGCCGAGCTACTATTTTGCGTGAAGAGCTGGGTTGGGATTATAAACTGATGATGGATGCCAACCAAATTTGGGATGTTGATCAGGCGGTTGAAAATATGCGCCGATTAGCGGCATTTGATCCCTGGTGGATTGAAGAACCTACTAGCCCAGATGATATTTTAGGCCATGCAGCCATTCGCCAACGTATTGCACCTATTGGTGTTGCCACCGGAGAACATGCGCATAATCGAGTCATGTTCAAACAGATGTTCCAGGCCGGCAGTCTTGATTTTTGCCAATTAGATCCTGCGCGACTGGGGGGGCTGAATGAAGTTTTGGCGGTATTATTATTGGCTGCCAAATTTAATATTCCTGTTTGTCCTCATGGGGGCGGAGTGGGGTTATGCCAATATTCGCAGAATATTGTGTTATTTGATTATATCGCGGTGTCAGCATCATTAGATAAAAGGGTGCTGGAATATGTTGACCACTTGCATGAGAACTTTGTCGAGCCCATTACGATTAATCGTGGTCGCTATATGCCACCCAAATTACCGGGTTATAGCGTCACAATGAGAGAAGAATCACTGGCCCGATTTGAATACCCCCATGGCGAAGAATGGCATGGCTAA
- a CDS encoding UxaA family hydrolase, which translates to MQKTIKIHPLDNVAVALYALQAGEQLDINGYFVTLPQAVSRGHKFALQPLTHGQNIIKYGLPIGHALSDIAVGEHIHSQNAKTNLSDLDHYSYQPEVGILPPQMAEREVQIYRRAENEVGIRNELWIIPTVGCVNGIARQIQQRFLQANNGASDIDGVYLFSHPFGCSQLGDDHQNTRTMLQNMVRHPNAGAVLVIGLGCENNQVDAFRDTLGPVDEQRVKFMICQQQGDEVAAGLAQLQQLYEVMRHDKRVNGHISELKFGLECGGSDGLSGITANPLLGRFSDYIIAHGGTSVLTEVPEMFGAERILMSRCRDITTFDKTVSMVNEFKQYFIDHHQPIYENPSPGNKAGGITTLEEKSLGCTQKAGQSQVVDVLKYAERLKTPGLNLLSAPGNDAVATSALAAAGCHMVLFSTGRGTPYGGFVPTVKLATNSELAAQKPHWIDFDAGKLIHGANMEELLSEFIELIVAIASGQPARNEVNDFRELAIFKTGVTL; encoded by the coding sequence ATGCAAAAAACAATAAAAATACATCCACTGGATAATGTCGCCGTCGCGCTATATGCACTGCAAGCCGGTGAGCAGCTTGATATAAATGGGTATTTCGTCACCCTACCACAGGCCGTGAGTCGTGGGCATAAGTTTGCCTTACAGCCTCTGACTCATGGACAAAATATCATCAAGTATGGTCTACCCATTGGCCATGCGCTCAGTGATATCGCGGTGGGCGAACATATACATTCACAGAATGCCAAAACCAATTTGAGCGATTTGGACCATTACAGCTACCAACCAGAGGTGGGCATATTGCCGCCGCAAATGGCCGAACGCGAAGTACAGATTTACCGACGAGCTGAGAATGAAGTGGGGATCCGCAATGAATTATGGATTATCCCGACAGTTGGTTGCGTCAATGGTATTGCCCGACAGATCCAACAACGTTTCTTGCAGGCAAATAATGGGGCATCAGATATTGACGGTGTTTATCTTTTTAGCCATCCATTTGGTTGTTCGCAACTGGGTGACGACCATCAGAACACGCGCACTATGCTGCAAAATATGGTGCGACACCCAAATGCAGGGGCAGTCTTGGTGATTGGCTTGGGATGTGAAAATAATCAGGTCGATGCTTTTCGTGACACCCTTGGCCCGGTTGATGAGCAGCGGGTGAAGTTTATGATTTGCCAGCAACAAGGGGATGAGGTAGCGGCCGGTCTGGCGCAACTTCAGCAGTTATATGAGGTCATGCGCCATGATAAACGTGTTAATGGGCATATCAGCGAGTTGAAATTTGGGCTCGAATGCGGTGGTTCTGACGGGCTATCGGGGATTACTGCCAACCCATTATTAGGCCGTTTCTCTGATTATATTATTGCGCATGGCGGCACATCGGTACTGACGGAAGTGCCGGAGATGTTCGGAGCAGAACGTATACTGATGAGTCGTTGCCGTGATATCACCACCTTTGATAAGACGGTCAGTATGGTCAATGAATTTAAGCAATATTTTATTGACCATCACCAGCCCATTTATGAAAACCCCTCTCCGGGCAATAAAGCGGGTGGAATCACAACATTGGAAGAGAAATCTCTGGGATGCACCCAAAAGGCAGGCCAAAGTCAGGTTGTTGATGTACTGAAATATGCTGAAAGGCTGAAAACTCCGGGCTTAAATCTGCTCAGTGCCCCCGGCAATGATGCAGTGGCCACCAGCGCCTTAGCGGCTGCGGGTTGCCATATGGTGCTGTTCAGTACTGGGCGGGGCACCCCCTATGGCGGATTTGTCCCCACGGTTAAACTGGCGACCAACAGTGAACTGGCGGCGCAGAAGCCCCATTGGATTGATTTTGATGCTGGCAAACTGATTCACGGGGCCAATATGGAGGAGTTACTGAGCGAGTTTATCGAGCTGATTGTGGCCATCGCCAGTGGCCAACCGGCGCGCAATGAAGTCAATGATTTCCGCGAACTCGCTATTTTCAAAACCGGTGTTACTTTGTAG
- a CDS encoding GntR family transcriptional regulator, whose translation MSRTQNLRHNVINQVIDGISKGHILSPLPSQAALAEMYNISRTTVNHTLSYLHERGVLEKVNGNYLIVRDPNEMDGFDSVSQPIEEQTRIFERAFFHMINQRKLRAGDNFSELQLAREAMVSPIVVREFLLRFCRYNLIESIRRGQWRMKKFDKNYAEKLFELREMLETHALNRFMNLPADDERWLKAKELLGRHRQLRETIGDNYRTFSQLDQAFHTLILSAAENPFFNQSLEIISVIFHFHYQWDEVDLKQRNIIATEEHMAILSALICRNDLNAMRELRQHLDTAKQSMMHSISQYTD comes from the coding sequence ATGAGTAGAACCCAAAATCTCCGCCATAATGTGATCAATCAGGTCATCGATGGGATAAGTAAGGGGCATATTTTGTCACCATTACCCTCCCAAGCTGCACTGGCGGAAATGTATAATATTAGCCGCACGACCGTGAATCACACCCTGAGTTATTTGCATGAACGTGGGGTGCTGGAAAAAGTGAATGGAAATTATCTTATTGTGCGTGACCCGAATGAAATGGATGGCTTTGACAGTGTTAGCCAGCCTATTGAGGAGCAAACTAGAATTTTCGAGCGTGCATTCTTCCATATGATTAATCAGAGAAAATTACGTGCTGGCGATAATTTTTCAGAGCTACAACTGGCGCGTGAAGCTATGGTCAGCCCGATTGTAGTACGCGAATTCTTGTTGCGTTTTTGCCGGTATAATCTGATTGAGAGTATTCGCCGGGGGCAGTGGCGAATGAAAAAATTTGATAAAAACTATGCGGAGAAGCTATTTGAATTGCGAGAAATGTTGGAGACTCATGCACTCAATCGTTTTATGAATCTCCCGGCGGATGATGAGCGTTGGTTAAAAGCTAAAGAGTTATTGGGACGTCATCGCCAATTGCGCGAAACAATAGGTGATAACTACCGAACCTTTTCACAACTCGATCAAGCATTTCATACGCTCATTTTATCTGCGGCGGAAAACCCTTTTTTCAATCAGTCTCTTGAGATTATATCAGTTATATTTCACTTTCATTATCAATGGGATGAGGTGGATTTAAAACAAAGAAATATCATTGCTACTGAGGAGCATATGGCTATTTTAAGTGCTTTGATTTGCCGCAATGATCTCAATGCAATGCGCGAATTACGCCAGCATCTGGATACTGCAAAACAGTCCATGATGCATTCTATCAGCCAATATACAGATTGA
- a CDS encoding zinc-binding alcohol dehydrogenase family protein has translation MNTMKILLCEEPTKLVYQQRALPVPKADEALIKVLNVGICGTDIHAWAGHQPFFSYPRVLGHEICGEIIGLGDDVNNMHAGQRVAVIPYVACHHCNSCLSGKTNCCENISVIGVHQDGGFSEYLSVPVSNLLVVDDVDPISAALIEPFAISAHAVRRAAVHPDEHVLVVGAGPIGLGVAAIAQADGAHVVMADTSEQRREHVKNTLNISALDPSAAQFEQHLRQQFSGMLPLKVIDATGNQRAMNNTVNFIRHGGSIVFVGLFKGDLSFPDPDFHKKETTMMGSRNATFEDFAKVGKLMAAGKLSAEMILTHRFEFNTLAEIYAQQVVNNKNLIKGVIQF, from the coding sequence ATAAATACGATGAAAATATTACTTTGTGAAGAGCCAACCAAGTTAGTTTATCAACAACGTGCATTACCCGTACCTAAAGCTGATGAAGCATTAATAAAGGTTTTAAATGTTGGTATTTGCGGTACAGATATACATGCATGGGCGGGTCACCAACCCTTTTTTAGTTACCCCCGGGTATTAGGTCATGAGATTTGTGGAGAAATAATAGGTTTGGGAGATGACGTTAATAATATGCATGCCGGACAACGAGTTGCTGTTATTCCCTATGTTGCTTGCCATCACTGTAATTCTTGTTTGAGCGGCAAAACAAATTGCTGTGAGAATATTTCCGTTATTGGTGTCCATCAAGATGGCGGTTTTAGTGAGTATTTATCTGTTCCGGTGAGCAATTTATTGGTCGTTGACGATGTTGACCCGATTTCTGCAGCCCTCATTGAGCCTTTCGCTATCAGTGCCCACGCGGTACGCCGGGCCGCTGTCCACCCTGATGAACATGTGTTGGTTGTGGGGGCCGGCCCAATTGGTTTAGGGGTTGCTGCGATTGCACAAGCTGATGGTGCGCATGTCGTGATGGCGGACACCAGTGAACAGCGCCGTGAGCATGTTAAAAATACATTGAATATCAGTGCATTAGACCCGAGCGCTGCACAGTTTGAGCAGCATTTGCGCCAGCAGTTTTCCGGCATGTTGCCATTAAAAGTGATTGATGCCACCGGAAACCAGCGCGCCATGAATAACACCGTCAACTTTATCCGCCACGGTGGCAGCATTGTGTTTGTCGGCTTATTCAAGGGGGACCTCAGTTTCCCAGATCCTGACTTCCATAAGAAAGAAACCACCATGATGGGCAGCCGAAACGCCACCTTTGAGGATTTTGCCAAAGTCGGAAAATTAATGGCGGCGGGAAAATTATCAGCGGAGATGATCCTTACTCATCGTTTTGAATTCAACACATTAGCAGAAATTTATGCGCAACAGGTCGTGAACAATAAGAACCTAATTAAAGGCGTTATTCAGTTCTGA
- a CDS encoding tagaturonate reductase, with product MLTLNRRDFPARQHPDKVIQFGEGNFLRAFVDWQLDLLNEYTDLDAGVVVIRPINSDFPPSLNTQDGLYTTVIRGLNEQGEEVSDARIIRTINREINIYQDFAGYLALARDENIRWVFSNTTEAGISYVAQDTFSDTPPSSYPAKLTRLMYERFQHFSGAADKGWVLLPCELIDYNGIALQELVLRYAQQWQLGEDFSQWLVQHNTFCSTLVDRIVTGYPRDEAQTLEAELGYYDAFLDTAEYFYLFVIQGPQSLAQELRLDKYPLNIRLVDDIKPYKERKVAILNGAHTALVPVAYLAGLNTVGEAMADPQISQFVAQLISEEIIPVLDLPADELQGFAQAVLGRFRNPFIQHQLLSIALNGMTKFRTRILPQLLASQRQHEVLPARLTFAFAALLMFYRGKRAAEDYPLQDDAHWLTRFATLWQEVDAGTLPMRGLVQSVLAERAHWGQDLNQVPHLTDHITEQLQIIFRAGMRAALTACC from the coding sequence ATGTTAACGTTAAATCGCCGTGATTTTCCCGCTCGCCAACACCCGGATAAAGTTATTCAATTTGGCGAAGGTAATTTTTTACGGGCTTTTGTTGATTGGCAATTGGACTTGCTAAATGAATACACCGACCTTGATGCCGGAGTCGTGGTAATTCGCCCAATTAACAGTGACTTCCCCCCATCATTGAATACTCAGGATGGCTTGTACACCACAGTTATTCGCGGCCTGAATGAACAAGGTGAAGAAGTCAGTGACGCACGAATCATTCGCACGATTAATCGTGAAATTAATATCTATCAAGATTTCGCGGGTTATTTGGCCCTCGCGCGTGATGAAAACATTCGATGGGTTTTCTCTAACACGACTGAAGCGGGTATCAGTTACGTGGCGCAGGACACATTCAGTGACACCCCGCCTAGCAGTTACCCTGCGAAATTGACCCGCTTAATGTATGAGCGCTTCCAACATTTTTCTGGCGCGGCGGATAAGGGCTGGGTGCTGCTACCCTGCGAACTGATTGATTACAATGGCATAGCATTGCAAGAGTTGGTTTTACGCTATGCGCAGCAGTGGCAATTAGGTGAAGATTTCAGCCAATGGCTCGTGCAGCACAATACTTTTTGCTCAACATTAGTAGACCGCATCGTGACCGGCTATCCCCGTGATGAAGCACAAACCCTTGAAGCCGAGTTGGGTTATTACGATGCATTTCTCGATACTGCAGAATACTTTTACCTGTTTGTTATTCAAGGGCCACAATCTCTGGCGCAGGAATTACGTCTGGATAAATACCCGCTAAATATTCGTCTCGTCGATGATATTAAACCTTACAAAGAGCGCAAAGTGGCCATTTTGAATGGTGCGCACACCGCTTTGGTGCCGGTGGCCTATCTGGCGGGGTTAAATACCGTCGGTGAAGCCATGGCTGACCCACAAATCAGCCAATTTGTGGCGCAACTCATCAGTGAAGAGATTATCCCGGTCTTAGATTTACCCGCCGACGAGCTACAGGGCTTTGCCCAAGCCGTACTAGGCCGGTTTCGTAACCCTTTTATTCAGCACCAGTTGCTGTCTATCGCCCTCAATGGCATGACAAAATTCCGCACACGAATTTTGCCACAATTGCTCGCCAGCCAACGCCAACACGAGGTGCTACCTGCCCGTCTGACCTTCGCCTTTGCGGCGCTACTGATGTTTTATCGTGGGAAACGTGCCGCTGAAGACTATCCATTACAAGATGATGCCCACTGGCTAACTCGCTTTGCCACTCTTTGGCAGGAGGTCGATGCTGGCACTTTGCCAATGCGGGGGCTAGTACAATCGGTGTTAGCCGAGCGCGCGCACTGGGGGCAAGACCTCAACCAAGTCCCTCATCTAACAGACCACATTACCGAACAATTGCAGATAATTTTTCGGGCAGGAATGCGGGCAGCCTTAACCGCATGCTGTTAA
- a CDS encoding DUF805 domain-containing protein, whose amino-acid sequence MNLGKSYLNGWRGYVDFDGRSSRTDFWSFIIINIVAKILIVLMLAFMGYVGSLYLLDIFWLGILLLPTLAVGIRRMHDINMSGWWFGIIFLLPGLNRLLQTILLGMASPQTYAVMSLITSIILFWIPLAIVITLCCFKSKLALDREETSVA is encoded by the coding sequence ATGAATCTAGGAAAAAGTTATCTCAATGGTTGGCGTGGTTACGTCGATTTTGATGGACGATCATCGAGAACCGATTTTTGGAGTTTTATCATTATCAATATCGTCGCCAAGATCTTGATAGTTTTGATGTTGGCTTTTATGGGGTATGTCGGCAGTTTATATCTGCTGGATATCTTTTGGCTTGGGATCCTGCTGTTGCCCACCTTAGCTGTGGGGATTCGTAGAATGCATGATATCAATATGTCCGGCTGGTGGTTTGGGATTATTTTTCTATTACCGGGATTAAACCGACTGCTGCAGACTATTTTGCTGGGGATGGCGTCGCCACAAACCTATGCTGTCATGTCATTGATTACCTCAATAATTTTATTCTGGATCCCGCTGGCGATTGTTATCACTTTATGCTGTTTCAAAAGTAAGTTGGCCCTGGACCGTGAAGAAACATCAGTTGCCTGA